The DNA segment ATATGATGGATGTTACGAATGAAACATTGCAAGCAGTAGGTGTTGAAAATGTGTTGACAGTTGAGGTATACAACAAATCTGACTTAGCTGATTTGAACTATCCGAATGTTAGCGGAAATAACATCTGGATTTCTGCAAAAGAAGGTGCTGGATTAGACGAATTACTCGAATTGATTCGCACTCATATTTTTGCTGACTATAAGACATGTCGAATGCTTATCCCTTATGAACGTGGGGACGTGGTATCTTATTTAAATGACCAAGCATCTGTTCACACCTCTGAGTATGAAGAGGATGGTACATTATTAAAAGTCGAATTAAAACAAGCTGATTATGACCGTTACCAAGAGTTTGTTCTTGGAAAATAAGAAAACGCATTTCCGATTTTATCTCGGGAATGCGTTTTTTTCTTTTCTTTATACTTCTTGGTACTGAATGTTATGAAGTCGTGCGAACAAACCATCAGCTTTTACTAAGTCTGAATACGTACCATCCTCTGCAATCCCGTCTTTGGTAACAACTAGGACGCGGTCAGCATCCCGAATTGTTGCAAATCGGTGAGCGATAATAAGCGTTGTCCGATTTTCAGCAAGTTCTGCTAAAGATTGTTGAATGATTTTTTCGGTTTCTGTATCAAGAGCAGAAGTTGCCTCATCCAAAATTAGGATTGGTGGATTTTTCAAGAACATACGAGCGATTGCTAAACGTTGCTTTTGGCCACCTGATAATTTCAAGCCTCGTTCACCAATTTGTGTATCAAATCCATCAGAAAGTTCCGAAATGAATTCTTGTAAATGAGCTTTTCGAGCAGCCTCTAGTACTTCGTCATCTGTTGCCCCTTTTTTACCATAGGCAATATTCTCACGGACCGTTCCTGTGAACAAGAATACATCTTGTTGAACAATTCCGATTTGAGATCGTAAAGAGTGTTTTGTCATATCCCGAATATCTAGTCCATCTATTGAGATTGATCCTTTTGTTACATCATAAAATCTTGGGATCAATGAACAAATCGTTGTCTTACCAGCACCAGAAGGACCAACAAAGGCTACAGTTTCCCCAGCTTTCACCTTGAGATTAATACCTGAGAGTACTTTTTTGTGTTCATCATAACCGAAGTCCACATCATTAAACCAAATGTCACCGTTTAAATGATCAACCGTTTTTGCGTGTTCTCGATCCACGATTTCTGGATCTTGCTCAATTAAATCTAAGAATCGTCTGAAGCCAGCCATACCTTTTGGATAAAGTTCAAGTAGAGCACTTATCTTATCGACGGGTTTAATTAAAACATTTATAAATAAGACAAAGCTAACAAGCTCTCCATTCGTTAATTTATCGTTAATATTGAACCAGGCGCCAACAACCAATACGACCAATGTCATAAGACGAGTCATCATGTAAATACTGGAATGTGTTCCAGACATTACTTTGTAGGCGACCAGTTTAGCTAACCGGAACTGTCCATTGTCATGTTTAAAGCGATGGATTTCAAACTCTTCATTTGTGAAAGATTGAACAACACGAGCACCAGAAACACTGTCTTCTACTCGACCATTTACATCGGCAATTTTGATGTACATGTTCTTCCATGCTCGATTCATTTTAATATTACTAAATGCCACAAGTACTGTAAGGAATGGAACCATAATAATCGCAATGATAGCAAGCTCAGGATTGATGTTGTACATAATCACAAATGCACCAATAAACGTCATGATTGCGATAAAGAAGTCTTCAGGACCATGGTGGGCGAGCTCGCCAATGTCAAATAAATCGTTTGTAATACGGCTCATCACATGGCCAGTTTTGGTATTGTCAAAAAAACGGAAAGATTGGCGCTGTACATGAGTAAAGAGCTGTTCACGCATGTCCGTTTCTATATTAATACCTAGCTTGTGTCCTAAGTAACTAACAATATATTGTAGTACGGTACTAATTAAATAAATGGCTAGTAACAGGACACTAACTGTGACAATCGTATCCCATTCTTCGGTTGGAAGTAATTCGTCAATAAACCATTGAACAGCTAATGGGAAAGCCAACTCTAAAATAGCCACGATAATAGCACTGCTGAAGTCGATTATAAACAATCGTCTATGTGGACGATAATACGAAAAGAATTTTTTTATCATTAAGTTTCTCCTTGATGTTTTGATATAAGAATTATAGCCGAAATATCCAAAACACGACATAAAAACTTCTAAACTCGAAGGATTTTAAAGTATTTCAAGTTCCGAATGTTTTTTGACAATTAAAAGATGGAACGTTAAACTGTTAAAGTTGTCTTTATACTGATATAGCAATTAAACCTTTATTATCAGTATATTTTGTACATTCTACATAAAAAAGGAATGTGTATTTCTTAAAATTTAAAAGAAAGAAGTGAAAAATATGGCGACAAGAGAAGAGATTGTAAAGTCCGTTCCTCAAAAAGGATTCTTTGGACATCCAAAAGGCTTATTAAGCTTATTCTTTACAGAGTTTTGGGAGCGTTTTTCATACTACGGTATGCGCGCAATCTTGCTCTACTATATGTACTATGAACTAAATCAAGGCGGACTTGGTTTAGAACAATCTACTGCAAACTCGATTATGGCAGTATACGGGTCACTTGTATATATGTCCGGGATTATCGGAGGATGGATTGCTGACAGATTACTTGGAACGACCAAAACCGTATTTTACGGTGGTATAGCCATCATGTTAGGCCACGTTGCTTTGTCGTTACCGGGTGGAATAAATACATTGTTCATATCGATGGCATTTATCATCATTGGTACAGGTTTATTAAAACCTAATATTTCAAGTATTGTCGGAGAAATGTATTCAGATAACGATGTCCGTCGTGACTCTGGTTTCAGTATTTTCTACATGGGAATCAACATGGGTGCATTTATCGCACCATTAGTAGTAGGTACAATTGGCCTTAAATATAACTTCCATTTAGGCTTTGGTATTGCTGCAGTTGGTATGTTATTAGGATTAATCGTCTTTATGATTACCAAAAAGAAATACCTTGGTTTAGCTGGTTCATATGTGCCGAACCCCATTGCAAAAGGTGAGCGTAAGAAAATTTTCGGACGTTTGGCAATTGCTCTACTTGCCATTATTATTATTGGTTTTATTTTAATTCAAACTGGAGTTATGACAATTAATGTATTTACGATGATTGTGTCAATTTTAGGTATTGTAATTCCTACGATTTACTTTATCGTAATGTACCGAAGTGCCAAAACAAATGCAGATGAGAAATCACGTGTTCTTGCGTATATCCCACTATTTATCTCGGCTATGGTATTTTGGGCGATAGCAGAACAGGGTGCCATTATTTTAGCTCAATATGCAGACCAGCGAACAGACTTAACGATTGGATCTTGGACAATATCTCCAGCTTGGTTCCAATCTTTAAACCCTCTATTCATTATTGCAATTGCGCCAGTATTCGCATGGCTTTGGGTACGTCTTGCTGAAAGACAACCATCTACACCGAAGAAATTTGCGTTAGGTTTATTCTTTGCAGGTATGTCATTCTTAGTGATGATTATCCCAGCTTACCTATATGGAACCGAAACATTAGTTAGTCCATATTGGTTAGTGTTAAGTTTCTTCCTAGTAGTAATTGGTGAATTACTTCTTTCTCCAGTTGGTTTATCAGTAACAACAAAACTAGCACCGGGTGCATTTGCTGCCCAAACGATGAGTTTGTGGTTCTTAACAAATGCTTCTGCACAAGCAATTAATGCTCAAGTTGTAAAATTGTACAGCCCTGAAAATGAGATCATCTATTTTGGTGTCATCGGTGGGATTGCATTAGTAATCGGTTTATTGCTGTATTTATTTGCTTCAAAAATCGAAAACCTTATGCGTGGAATACGTTAATAATAAAACACAAAGAGCTTACCGGATGATTCGTTTATCGGTAGGCTTTTTTGTGTTCTTTTACTATCCGGTTGTTTATCGTACATTTGCGCTAGCTGCACGTTCCGTATGAGCCAACATGAATGAAATCCACATACTTATTTGTCTCATTATTCAAAGAGTACCTCCTGTGGTTACTCGTCTCAAAAAACAGGGGCTGTCCTAAAAGTCATGAAATATGACTAAGGGCAGTTAATTTTTTATTGTTAGTAGAGGTTGATTTCCGTTGTAGTCGGACGCTTTCCGCGGGCGAGGTCGAGCCTCCTCGGTCGCAAAATGCTCCCTGTGGGGTCTCGACTGTCTCGCTTTTCCCGCTGGAAAGATATTGGACGAACTGTCATTCGTCCAATATCTTTGCGACGAGTAACCGCAGGAGCACATGTTTTCCTCGCCGCCTACCACTCCAATCAACCATTCATAAGTTCATCATGTGCAAAACAGAAAATTATAACTGTTTACAATTTCTAATTTAGATGCAAATAAAAGACTCATGTTTCTCCACTTATTTTATATTAGGACTTACTAGACATTATGGCCCCAAATACTTTCTTGCGGGATGCTAGACGCAAATGTCTGCTTCCTCTGTATTTAATATCAACAGAATGGATTACTAGCAAAAATAAATAAAGCAGAAAGAGGTCGAAATTGCATCTTCGACCGAACGTCTAACTAAAGAAACTTTCTAATCTTTAGTTAACCAAAATGTGTGCATTCAGGTTGCAAGGGAGCGAAGGACGCACACCCGTCGCAGGATGATCTGAAAAATAATTTGGTGAAGTGACGCAGTCACAAACCCAACTAGTTGTTCTTTAGATTATTGTGTGGCAGGTGTCGTGTCTGAAGCGGACTTGAAACCTGTCATTCTCAATTAATATCCATCTAGGTCTTGATTAATAAAAGTTTCCTCCTGCGGCAAGCTAAGCGTAAATTGTACTCATTTGTATGTTTAACAATATCGCTTACTATAAAAATTTTAAATATTACCAATTGAAACCTTTTAAGAGTAAACCCGTATTAATAGAAGAAAAGAAAATACAGGTAAAGGTGGAGATAACATGAATAAATGGAAGACACTCATGGTTGCTAGTGTTTTAACACTAGGTTTAGCCGCATGTAATTCAACTGCAACTCCTACTTCTGAAACGGCTAAAGATAAAACAAGCGAATTAACACTTAAGCAAGTTTTCGAAAAGTCTCTTGCGCAATCGGAATCTATTAAAAGCTTAAATGCAGATATTGAAATGGCGCAGTTCATCGAAGTGCCTTCGCAAAATGTCGAGATGAATACAGAAACTAAAATGACCATGGACATGCTTGTAGATCCTTTAAGTATGTACCAAAAAGGTACAACATCTACAACGGTTCCAGGGCAAGGTTCTTCTGCACAACCACAAGAAGTTGAGATTGAAAGTTATATGACAGAAGAGGGCTTCTTTATGAATCAAAGCATGTCGGAACAATGGTTGAAACTACCAACAGAAATGTTTGAGCAAATGATGGCAGTGTCTCAAAAGCAAGCAGATCCATCTCAGCAGTTGAAAGATTTAGAAGTGTTTATGGACGATTTTACGTTTGAACAAACAAAAGATATGTATATATTAAATTTGTCTGCATCAGGAGATAAATTTAATGAATTTATCAAGAAACAATTAACTGAAACAATGCCCGAAATGCAGCTAGACCAAGAAGAAATGCTGAAAGGCATGAATATAAAAAAAGTGGATTATGAAATATTCATTGATAAAGAAACCTTTAATACAACTGCTTTTAATATGATCTTGGAAATGAATGTAACGGTTGAAGGTGATGTAATGAAGATGTCTCAAAATATGAAATCTACTTTCAATAAATTTAATGAAATCGAACCGATTTCAGTGCCTCAGGAAGTAATAGATAGCGCACAAGAAATGTAAATTGACAGCCTTTCCAATTCGGGAAGGCTGTTTTTTATTGAGGAAAAATCCATTTCCGCTAAATGAAAATCATTTTCATTTAGCAGTTGACCTGGAAAATAATAGTGCTATAATTATTTTTAGAGTAAATGATAATGATTTTCATTACCATTTAGCGATTACTCTAAGTGTGTAGAATTGGGGAAATATAATGAAGAAAACCATATTAATCGTGGCGCTAGTCATATTATCAATTGGGTCATTGTTTGTTGGAGTTAGTTCCATAACACCAGCTGATTTAATCGATTTTAAATCAGAAGAAACACAAATCTTTCTGATTAGTCGACTACCACGCTTGGTCGCCATCCTACTTGCTGGTGCTGGAATGAGCATCGCTGGTTTAATTATGCAAAGTCTAAGTAGGAATAAGTTTGTTTCCCCAACGACTGCAGGAACGCTCGATGCAACACGTTTAGGTATTCTTGTATCGATGTTGCTTTTCACAAATGCATCGATGTTAGAAAAAATGACAGTAGCCTTTGTATTTGCGCTTGCCGGCACGTTTTTATTTATGCAAATACTTAATCGTATTAAGTTCAAGGACGCTATTTTTATTCCCCTAGTAGGTATGATGTTCGGAAATATTCTTTCGTCCATCGCTACTTTCTTTGCCTATAGAGCAGATGTAATTCAAAATATGTCTGCGTGGCTACAAGGTGACTTTTCTATGATGATGAAAGGTCGCTATGAGCTACTATATATAAGCATCCCAGTTCTAATTGTCGCTTATTTATTTGCAAACCGGTTTACTGTCGCGGGAATGGGTGAAGATTTTTCGGTGAATTTAGGTCTTCATTATAAAAGGATTGTAAATTTGGGTTTAATTTTAGTGGCTTTAATTACGGTGACAGTTGTTTTGACAGTTGGTGTTATTCCGTTTCTAGGGTTGATCATTCCAAATATTGTATCCATTTTTAAAGGAGATCATTTAGAAAAGACGTTGCCACATACCGCACTTCTTGGTGCACTTTTCTTATTGGTGTGTGACATATTGGGTCGAATTATCATTTTCCCTTATGAAATTCCTATTAGTTTAATGGTAGGAGTTATAGGCAGTGGGATTTTCCTTTACCTATTGTTCAGAAGGAGGGCCTATGCGTAATTCAACAAAGTTATTTATACTACTAGGTTTGTCCATCATTTTTGTGGGAGTATATTTATTTCAAGGTTTAAATGGAAGCTATGACTATGCGCTACCACGTCGTGGGATTAAGGTCCTTGCAATGGTCATAACCGGTTGTGCGATAGCTTACTCAACCGTGATTTTTCAAACGATTACACATAATCGTATATTGACTCCAAGCATTATGGGGTTAGACGCTTTATATTTGTTGTTACAAACTGTGCTTATCTTCTTTTTAGGGTCTGATCACATAACCATCGTTAACAAACAAGTGAATTTCATATTGTCAGTAATGGCGATGATTATTTTTGCGCTATTGTTGTACAGATTTTTGTTCAACAACAGTAAAGTCAATCAACCCATTTACTTTCTATTATTAATAGGCATTATTGTCGGTACATTTTTCTCAAGTATATCTACATTCCTGCAAGTTCTTATCGACCCGAATGAGTTTTCTATTGTTCAGGATCGAATGTTTGCAAGTTTTAACAATGTAAGTACCGATTTGGTTTGGTTAGCTCTCATTATCACGGCTATTGTATTTCTAATTGGGTGGCGTTCCATTCATTTTTTAGATGTACTTTCGTTAGGACGTGAGACGGCGATCAACCTTGGTGTTCCATATGAATCAATTGTTAAGAAGATGTTAGTCATTTCGGCGGTATTAATTGCTATTTCAACTGCATTAGTTGGTCCTATTACGTTTTTCGGCTTGATAGTGGCAAATTTATCCTATCAATTCTTTAAAAGTTATCGACATTCGATCCTTATAACAGGCGCGATGCTTATGAGTATAGTCGCCTTGGTTGGCGGACAATGGGTAGTCGAAAGAATATTTACTTTCTCCACAACACTTAGCGTCATTATCAACTTTATCGGCGGTGTTTATTTTATCTACTTACTATTAAAGGAGAGTAAATCTACATGATCCAAGTTAGAGATTTATCAAAACTTTATGGGAAAAAAGCTGTCGTCGATCAAGTGTCTATAGATATAGTTCCAGGCACCATCACATCGTTTATCGGACCTAATGGTGCTGGGAAATCTACTCTATTATCAATGATAAGTCGTTTGTTAGATGCTGATTCCGGAGAAGTGTTGCTCGATAAGAAGAATATCAAAAAGATTAAATCAGGTGAGTTGTCTAAAAGGGTTTCGATTTTAAAACAATCAAACCAGGTTAATGTCCGTTTGACTGTCAAAGAACTTGTGGGATTTGGGCGCTTTCCGTATTCAAAAGGTCGCTTAACTGAACAAGATATGATAAAAGTCAATGAAGCTTTAAGCTATATGGATTTGTGTGAACTAGAAGACTCTTATTTGGATGAATTATCTGGTGGACAGAGACAAAGAGCATACATAGCCATGGTAATTGTTCAAGATACGGATACGATCTTGCTTGATGAACCATTAAACAACTTAGATATGAAACATTCAGTGCAAATCATGAAAATTTTACGAAGATTAGTGGATGAACGAGGAAAAACAGTCGTAATCGTTTTGCACGATATTAACTTTGCTTCCGTCTATTCAGATCGAATTGTTGCTTTGAAAGACGGTAGAGTAATAAAAGATGGCCTAACAAACGATATCATTCAGTCAGATGCGTTAAAAGAAATTTATGATATGGATATTCATGTACAACAACTAAACAATTGTCGTATTTGTGTTTACTTTAATTCGACATTACAAGGAGAAGAATAAAATGAAAAAGTGGTCATTATTTATCATTACTACATTGATGTTAGTGGTATTAACAGCGTGTGGAAGTTCAGAAGAAGCTACCGAGAAAGTTTCGGCTTCAAAAGAAGAGCCAAAAACAGTAACAATAAAACATGAACTTGGTGAAGCGACAGTTCCAGTAAATCCAAAAAACGTAGTTGTTTTTGACTTCGGTGTGTTGGATACATTAGACGAATTAGGTGTTGAAGTTGCGGGTGTTCCTCAAGCATCTATACCTGACTATTTGGAAAAATATGCTGGTACAGAATACACAAATGTTGGAAGCTTAAAAGAAGCTGACTTTGAAGCTATTCACGAGATGAACCCAGACGTAATTTTCATATCAGGACGTCAAGCTGATATGTATGAAGAATTCGCTAAAATTGCTCCAACTATATATGTAGCAATAGATAACGAAAACTATATGCAATCATTTACTGAGAATATGGAAACAATAGCTTCTGTATTTGATAAAAAAGAAGAAATGGATGCAGAATTAGAATATGTTAATGCTTCAATTGAGGCTATTCATGAAAAAGCAGCAAATCTTGATCAAAAATCGTTAATCGTTATGAGCAATGAAGGAAAAGTAAGTGCATATGGACCAAGCTCTAGATTTGGGATTTTGCATGATGTGTTTGGCTTCAAAGCGGCAGACGAAGGGATTGAAACGTCAACTCATGGTCAAAATATTACGTTTGAGTATATTTTAGAAACGAATCCAGATATTTTATTCGTGATTGATCGTGATGCAGCTGTAAATGCGGATGCAAATGCCAAGGGTACAATTGAAAATGAACTTGTTAAAAAAACGAATGCATTTAAAAATGGTAATATTCATTACTTAAATCCTGGCCAATGGTACTTATCAGGTGGAGGTTTACAATCAGTTAAATTAATGGTGAAAGATGCAGAAGCTGCACTGTAAGCTTAATTTCATTTAATAAAAAAAGTAGCGGGCATATAAAATGCTCGCTACTTTTTTGGGAATTATTAGTACATAAATCCTACAGGTGAATTTTTCACAACTACAATTACTTTATGCTCGTCTAGCTTTTCTTCTAATTGCACTGCTTCTGGTTGACTAAATCCTAACTCTTCAAATTGTGCGCGAAGCTCGTCTCCTTTTTTACGGAAAACATTTGCAATCGATGTTCCTAATCCTTGTTCAGTAACACCAACTGTATTCGCATCTGCCATGTCAGCTACCTGATTTGTACGGTGATTTTCATGCGTAAGTACATAAATATCATCTTCATGAACACCTTTAGTTTTAATATCTTGAATCCCAAGTATGGCTTCTTCATCAGTTACATATTCTTTATACATTACCGTCATTTTAAAATCCTCCTTTAAATCGTTTATATTCTGACACGTTAGTACTCTACCACTGGAGGAATGAATTAAACGTAACTCATTTGATTTGAAACGAAAGTCATAGTCATTCGACAAATTCCAGGAAATTAGTAGAAGGAATATGATAAGATTATTATAAATAAGGAGCGTGAATGTCGTGAAGAAATGGTTTTATTCGTTGGCTATTTTGATGCTCATCGGCTTTATTGCCTTATATTTTAGTTTTACTTATGAAGAAATGATTGAGTTTGATGAAAAAATAGGAAAAGCACTGATTGGAAATGAATTTATTCGTTTCTTCCATTATATTGGCGAACCTATGTGGATTGGTTCTGCAGCAATTTTATTGATTTTATATTTAGCATTTAGAAGAGGTAACCACCGTGGCGTGTTATTTGTGTTATTTACGGTAGCTGGTGGAAATTTATTGAATCATACCTTAAAGGAATGGGTGCAAAGGGTACGCCCAGATATTCCTCACCAACTAACTAGTTTTAGTTTTCCTTCGGCTCATGCAATGGTTGGCTTATTGTACTTATTTACGTATGCTTATTTATTAACCGAAAGTCAAATGTCTATGAAACGACGTATTGCAATTTGGCTTAGTGCAATTGTGCTAACGTTACTAGTGGGCTTATCACGTATTGCTGGAAATCATCATTATGGTACGGACGTGGTAGCTGGCTGGATGTGCGGCTATGCTTTCTTCGTTGTAGTGGTGGTATGGTATGAATGGCGAAATCGCAACTTCAAAAAAAGAATAATCCAACCAGAATAGACGGAAGCTTACGCTATTTACTACGTAGGATTCTTTTTTGAAAGAAAAGAACGTATATAAATTTAGAGTGCCATGAACCCGTGTTCATGGCATTTTTATTGTATCAATATGAACATTGTTATATGTATTTTCTGGTGAGAATAATTATTGGCAAGTGGGAGAAAGAACCTGTTCAAGATATAGAAAACATTCTCTTGTACAAAGAGACTGTTGAATTCATGACTTCAAAGTTGAAGATATTTGTGTAACTGAAACTTTTCTCATAAAATAAATTTAACAGATGGATAGAGAAAGAAGATGGGGAAATGGATGGAAATGTACTATTTGCATTAGCATTAACACTCTTTGCAGGTTTAGCAACAGGTATTGGAAGTTTATTAGCTTTAGTAACTAAACGAACAAACACCAAATTTTTATCGTTAGCACTAGGTTTTTCAGCAGGGGTCATGATTTACGTTTCAATGATTGAAATTTTTGTAAAAGCCAAAGATGCCTTAGTTAATGAATTAGGTTCTTCTCAAGGGTATTGGTTAACTGTTATCGGGTTCTTTAGTGGAATATTTTTAATTGCATTAATCGATAAATTATTGCCGAAATCTACTAATCCTCATGAAGTTAAAGGTGTGGAGGATATGGATAAACAACCATCTAATGACGAACATTCAAAATTAATGCGTATGGGTTTATTTACAGCGCTGGCGATAGGAATTCATAATTTCCCAGAAGGAATTGCAACGTTTGTCTCCGCCTTACAAGATCCTAATTTAGGGATTGCTATAGCTATTGCAGTAGCGATCCACAATGTACCTGAAGGAATTGCCGTTGCAGTGCCAATTTATTACGCAACTGGGGACCGTAAAAAAGCATTTAAATGGTCATTTTTATCTGGATTAGCAGAGCCTGTTGGTGCTGTTTTTGCTTTTTTAATATTAATGCCATTTTTAAATGATATAATGTTCGGTATGATTTTTGCCGGAGTGGCGGGTATTATGGTGTTTATTTCGTTAGATGAATTATTACCTGCTGCTCAAAGATACGATGAAGCGCATCTGTCTATTTATGGTGTAGTAGGTGGTATGGCTGTGATGGCACTAAGTTTGCTATTAATTGCGTAGAAGGAAAGTGCACGTTTCTTACATTGCTAAGGAACGTGCTTTTTAGCAAAATAAGAAAGTATATAAATTTGAAGTGCCATGAATCCAGTATTCCGGGTATTTTAAGGAGTAGGTTCTAGTATGATACCGCTGATTTGAGCTCCAGGCGGAAGCTTTCCAAGGGGCGGGCGGAGAGCCTCCTCAGGCCAACACGATGTTGGTCACAAAGGCGTTGTCACATGATGTGACGTTCTTAGACTTTGTTCCACTTATCGCTCCACTGCGGGGTCTCACCTGTCCCGCTAATCCCGTAGGAAAGATATTGGACGAACTGTTATTCGTCCAATATCTTTGCGACGAGTAACCGCAGGAGCACATGCTTTTTTCGCCTCCTTCCGCTTCAATCAAGTAAATGTTTTCGAATTGATCATAAAAGAAAATACAACTTAAAAAGAAGGGATTGCGGAACGGTGGTTTGCATGATGAACACTGAAATTCTGGTATTTTGAGCAAGTATTTCTCTTTTTAGAAATAGTGTAGAAGAAGTATTCCTGCTAGCTGTGTCGCTCAAGATTTCAAATAATTCTCACTAAAAATAGAATTCGTTGCAATGATGGATAAATTCACACTAGTTGATTGAAGCGCAGGTGGCGACTTCTGCGGGAAAAGCTTGAGCTGAAGACACCGCAGGAAAGATGCTGGCCAAAAGCCAGTGTCTTTGCGACGAGTAACCGCAGGAGCACATGTTTTCGCAGTGACGAGGAGACTGAAGCCAAGCCCGCGAAAAGCGTCCACCGTAGCGGAAATAAACGGGTATCTATGGTTACCCATCTTAAAGGACCGGGCGTACTTTGCCCGGTTTTTCTTATGTATCAAGCTCTCCAGGTTGTGTAAAATATCTCCAAACCATAGATTTGTTTCTTCTACCGTCGGGGTCGCTCAAATTGATTGCTAAGCCTTACGGTATTGCGTGTGTGTGTCTATACCACTATACTATTGTGTAAAGACAAATGATGACATGTGTCATGACAAGGAGATTATGTATGACTACCATAAAAGAAAAAGAAGTTAAGCCTTTAACACGTAATAAATTATTAGGGATAGCCGGGCTTGGATGGATGTTCGATGCGATGGATGTGGGAATTTTATCATTTGTTATCGCAGCTTTAGCTATTGAATGGAACTTATCTCCAGGTCAAATGGGTTGGATTGGCAGTGTAAATTCTTTTGGTATGGCAATAGGCGCACTTGTATTTGGTTTACTTGCCGATCGAGTTGGTCGTAAGCGTGTATTTATAATTACGCTGGTCCTATTCTCTGTGGCAAGTGGACTTTCTGCATTTTCCACAACTCTGGCTATCTTTTTGATATTTAGATTTTTTGTAGGGATGGGTCTAGGTGGAGAACTTCCTGTGGCGTCAACTCTTGTAGCGGAAAGTGTGGAAGC comes from the Paenisporosarcina antarctica genome and includes:
- a CDS encoding general stress protein translates to MTVMYKEYVTDEEAILGIQDIKTKGVHEDDIYVLTHENHRTNQVADMADANTVGVTEQGLGTSIANVFRKKGDELRAQFEELGFSQPEAVQLEEKLDEHKVIVVVKNSPVGFMY
- the zupT gene encoding zinc transporter ZupT is translated as MDGNVLFALALTLFAGLATGIGSLLALVTKRTNTKFLSLALGFSAGVMIYVSMIEIFVKAKDALVNELGSSQGYWLTVIGFFSGIFLIALIDKLLPKSTNPHEVKGVEDMDKQPSNDEHSKLMRMGLFTALAIGIHNFPEGIATFVSALQDPNLGIAIAIAVAIHNVPEGIAVAVPIYYATGDRKKAFKWSFLSGLAEPVGAVFAFLILMPFLNDIMFGMIFAGVAGIMVFISLDELLPAAQRYDEAHLSIYGVVGGMAVMALSLLLIA
- a CDS encoding phosphatase PAP2 family protein, whose product is MKKWFYSLAILMLIGFIALYFSFTYEEMIEFDEKIGKALIGNEFIRFFHYIGEPMWIGSAAILLILYLAFRRGNHRGVLFVLFTVAGGNLLNHTLKEWVQRVRPDIPHQLTSFSFPSAHAMVGLLYLFTYAYLLTESQMSMKRRIAIWLSAIVLTLLVGLSRIAGNHHYGTDVVAGWMCGYAFFVVVVVWYEWRNRNFKKRIIQPE
- a CDS encoding siderophore ABC transporter substrate-binding protein, whose product is MKKWSLFIITTLMLVVLTACGSSEEATEKVSASKEEPKTVTIKHELGEATVPVNPKNVVVFDFGVLDTLDELGVEVAGVPQASIPDYLEKYAGTEYTNVGSLKEADFEAIHEMNPDVIFISGRQADMYEEFAKIAPTIYVAIDNENYMQSFTENMETIASVFDKKEEMDAELEYVNASIEAIHEKAANLDQKSLIVMSNEGKVSAYGPSSRFGILHDVFGFKAADEGIETSTHGQNITFEYILETNPDILFVIDRDAAVNADANAKGTIENELVKKTNAFKNGNIHYLNPGQWYLSGGGLQSVKLMVKDAEAAL